Genomic DNA from Microbacterium neungamense:
AGGGGAGGTCGAGCCGTCGGGCTCTGAATGCGTTGCACGAATGACCGGGCGGAGCCGGTGGGAGAGGAGCACAGGGTGGGTGCTCGGGACTCACTCCCCAGAGATGCGGGGAGGGATGAGTCGGGCGGGGAGGTTGCGCCTTAGCAACACATTCGGCAACACATGCCAACGCGGCCGGCCATCATCATGCCGGCAGTCCCGTTCGCCTCCTGGGCGGACATGGGGCGTGCGTTGGTGGTCATGGGTGGGATTATGTCGGATCGTGACCCGCCGTGTCAAAACGTGACGGCCCGGCGCGGGCCCTGCCGCCGCAACCCGGCGTAACGTAGTCGCGTGAGCCTGCCCGCCGACGACACCAGATTCGTGGTCACCGACGAGAAGGACGCCTCGCGCTACACGCTGATGCGCAACGGCGTCCTGGTCAGCGTGCTCGACTACCGCGACGACGGCCGCACGGTAGCCCTGACGCGCGCGTTCACGATCCCCGCCTACCGCGGCAAGGGGTATGCCGCGCAGGTGGTCGCCGGGGCGGTCGCCGACATCGCGGCGCGCGGGGACCGCACGGTGGATGCGGTGTGCTGGTACGTCGCCGAGTGGTTCGCCGATCACCCCGAATACCGGCACCTGCTCCGTCGCGGCTGAAGGATCTCCGTCGGCGCCGTCGCGGGGGTGACGGATGCCCGGTGTCCGGCCTTCGCGGCACGCCTCGGCGGCGATGTCGGAGGCGGTCCGTACCGTGAGGGCATGCGAATCCTGCACACCTCCGACTGGCACATCGGCCGCACGTTCCACGGGCACTCCACGCTCGACGCGCTCGCCGTCGTGCTGGAGGCGCTGGTGCAGCAGGTGCGCGAGCACGCCGTGGACGTGGTCGTCGTCGCCGGCGACGTGTTCGACTCGGCCACGCCCGCGGCGGCCGCCTACACGCTGCTCGACGAGGCGATGGCCTCGCTGCACGAGACCGGGGCGACCGTGATCGTCACGAGCGGGAACCACGACTCCGCTGCGCGGCTCGGCTTCCGTTCGCGACTGCTGCGCGACGGCATCCACGTCCTCACCGATCCCCGCACCATCGCCACCCCGGTCACCGTGGCCGACGAGCACGGGCCGGTGCACTTCTTCGGCATCCCGTATCTGGAGCCGTCGATCGTGCGCCAGCACTGGGCGCACGGCGAGGACGGCCCCGTCCTGCGCACACAGGCGCAGACGATGTCGCACGCCATGGACCTGGTCCGGGCCGGCATGGACGCGCATCCGGGGCGTGCCGTCGCGATCGCGCACTGCTTCGCGGCGGGGGTGGACGCCACCGCCGGGCTGGAGCGCGAGGTGCGGCAGGGCGGGCTGGACGTCGTCCCGCTCGCGGCCTTCGATGGCCCCGACTATGTCGCTCTGGGGCACATCCACGGCCGACAGCAGGTCAGTGACCGGGTCCGCTACTGCGGGGCTCCGCTGCACTACAGCTTCGGCGAACAGCACAAGGAGCGCGGGTCGTGGCTGGTCGAGCTCGACGCGGACGGCCTGGCCGGCGTCGAGTGGCTTCCGCTGCCCGTGCCGCGGGCGCTGGTGACGCTCACCGGCACGCTGGACGAGATCCTCACCGCGGCGAACGCGGACGCGCACGCGGAGAGCTGGGTGTGCGCGGTCTACACCGACGCGCTGCCGCAGCACGAGCCCATGCGCCGGCTGCGCGAACGGTTCCCGTACTGCGCCATGGTGCAGCACCAGCCGTCGGCCCGGCCGGCGGCGGACGAGCGGTCGTATGCGCAGCGCCTGCGCACCGCCGTGACCGACACCGAGCGGATCGAGGCGTTCCTGGTGCACGTGCGCGACGGCGCCGGGCCGACCGAGCGGGAGGCGGAGCTCATCCGCGACGTGCTGGACGACCGGGTGCGCGCCGAGGCGCTCATCTGAGGGACGCGGATGCGACTGCACAGACTCGAGGTCGAGGGGTTCGGCCCG
This window encodes:
- a CDS encoding GNAT family N-acetyltransferase, which gives rise to MSLPADDTRFVVTDEKDASRYTLMRNGVLVSVLDYRDDGRTVALTRAFTIPAYRGKGYAAQVVAGAVADIAARGDRTVDAVCWYVAEWFADHPEYRHLLRRG
- a CDS encoding exonuclease SbcCD subunit D, whose amino-acid sequence is MRILHTSDWHIGRTFHGHSTLDALAVVLEALVQQVREHAVDVVVVAGDVFDSATPAAAAYTLLDEAMASLHETGATVIVTSGNHDSAARLGFRSRLLRDGIHVLTDPRTIATPVTVADEHGPVHFFGIPYLEPSIVRQHWAHGEDGPVLRTQAQTMSHAMDLVRAGMDAHPGRAVAIAHCFAAGVDATAGLEREVRQGGLDVVPLAAFDGPDYVALGHIHGRQQVSDRVRYCGAPLHYSFGEQHKERGSWLVELDADGLAGVEWLPLPVPRALVTLTGTLDEILTAANADAHAESWVCAVYTDALPQHEPMRRLRERFPYCAMVQHQPSARPAADERSYAQRLRTAVTDTERIEAFLVHVRDGAGPTEREAELIRDVLDDRVRAEALI